The Sorex araneus isolate mSorAra2 chromosome 5, mSorAra2.pri, whole genome shotgun sequence genome has a segment encoding these proteins:
- the RBM15 gene encoding RNA-binding protein 15 isoform X2: MRSAGRDPLPRRSPKWRRAVPLCETSAGRRVNQLRGDDLRRPTTMKGKERSPVKPKRSRGGEESTSRGERSKKLGGSGGSNGSSSGKTDSGGGSRRSLHLDKSSSRGGSREYDTGGGSSSSRLHSYSSPSTKNSSGGGESRSSSRGGGGESRSSGAASSAPDGGEYKTLKISELGSQLSDEAVEDGLFHEFKRFGDVSVKISHLSGSGGDERVAFVNFRRAEDARAAKHARGRLVLYDRPLKIEAVYVSRRRSRSPLDKDAYGLSSSLAGMSVSSHRHAPGGGGGQRSLSPGGAALGYRDYRLQQLALGRLPPPPPPPLPRELERERDYQFYDRVRPTYSLEPRVGAGGGAAPFREVDEILPEDDQRANRTLFLGNLDITVTESDLRRAFDRFGVITEVDIKRPSRGQTSTYGFLKFENLDMSHRAKLAMSGKIIIRNPIKIGYGKATPTTRLWVGGLGPWVPLAALAREFDRFGTIRTIDYRKGDSWAYIQYESLDAAHAAWTHMRGFPLGGPDRRLRVDFADTEHRYQQQYLQPLPLTHYDLVTDAFGHRAPDPLRGARDRTPPLLYRDRDRDLYPDSDWAPPPPPVRERSTRTTAAAVPAYEPLDSLDRRRDGWSLDRDRGDRDLPSSRDQPRKRRLAEESGGRHLDRSPESDRPRKRHCAPSPDRSPELSSSRDRYNSDNDRSSRLLLLERPSPIRDRRGSLEKSQGDKRDRKNSASAERDRKHRTAAPTEGKSPLKKEDRSDGSAPSTSTASSKLKSPTQKQDSGSASTASASPKLCLAWQGMLLLKNSNFPSNMHLLQGDLQVASSLLVEGTTGGKVAQLKITQRLRLDQPKLDEVTRRIKVAGPNGYAILLAVPGSSDSRSSSSATSDTATSTQRPLRNLVSYLKQKQAAGVISLPVGGNKDKENTGVLHAFPPCEFSQQFLDSPAKALAKSEEDYLVMIIVRAKLVNSR, from the exons ATGAGGAGTGCGGGGCGGGATCCTTTGCCGCGGCGGAGTCCAAAATGGCGGCGTGCGGTTCCGCTGTGTGAAACGAGCGCGGGGCGGCGGGTTAATCAGCTCCGCGGAGACGACCTCCGGCGACCCACAACAATGAAGGGAAAAGAGCGCTCGCCGGTGAAGCCCAAACGCTCCCGTGGTGGTGAGGAGTCGACTTCGCGTGGGGAGCGGAGCAAGAAGTTAGGGGGTTCTGGCGGCAGCAATGGGAGCAGCAGTGGGAAGACCGATAGCGGCGGCGGGTCGCGGCGCAGCCTTCATCTGGACAAGTCCAGCAGCCGAGGAGGCAGCCGTGAATATGACACTGGCGGGGGCAGCTCCAGTAGCCGCTTGCATAGTTACAGCTCCCCGAGCACCAAAAATTCCTCGGGCGGGGGCGAGTCGCGCAGCAGCTCCCGGGGTGGAGGCGGGGAGTCACGTTCCTCCGGGGCCGCCTCCTCAGCGCCTGACGGCGGGGAGTACAAAACCCTCAAGATCAGCGAGTTGGGGTCCCAGTTGAGTGACGAGGCGGTGGAGGACGGACTGTTCCACGAGTTTAAACGCTTCGGCGATGTCAGCGTCAAAATCAGCCACCTCTCGGGTTCGGGCGGCGACGAGCGCGTTGCTTTTGTGAACTTCCGGCGGGCAGAGGACGCGCGGGCGGCCAAGCATGCCAGAGGCCGCCTGGTGCTCTATGACCGGCCGCTGAAGATAGAGGCGGTGTATGTGAGCCGGCGTCGCAGCCGCTCGCCGCTAGACAAAGACGCCTATGGGCTGTCGTCCAGCCTAGCGGGGATGTCGGTGAGCAGCCACCGGCATGCCCCGGGCGGTGGCGGCGGCCAGCGGTCCCTTTCCCCGGGGGGCGCGGCTCTGGGCTACCGGGACTACAGGCTGCAGCAGTTGGCACTTGGCCGCCTGcctccgcccccgccgcccccattGCCCCGAGAGCTGGAGAGGGAGCGCGACTACCAGTTCTACGATCGAGTGCGCCCCACTTACAGCCTGGAGCCCCGGGTGGGCGCCGGAGGCGGCGCGGCACCTTTCCGTGAGGTGGATGAGATCTTGCCGGAGGACGACCAGCGAGCTAACCGGACGCTTTTCCTGGGTAACCTCGATATCACTGTGACCGAGAGTGACTTACGGCGGGCTTTTGACCGCTTTGGCGTCATCACTGAGGTAGACATCAAGCGACCTTCGCGGGGCCAGACGAGCACCTATGGCTTTCTCAAATTTGAGAACCTAGACATGTCGCACCGGGCCAAATTGGCCATGTCGGGCAAAATTATCATTCGCAATCCTATCAAAATTGGTTATGGCAAAGCTACGCCCACCACCCGCCTTTGGGTAGGTGGCCTTGGACCTTGGGTGCCCCTGGCGGCTCTGGCTCGTGAGTTTGACCGCTTTGGTACCATCCGCACCATCGACTACCGCAAAGGTGATAGTTGGGCGTATATCCAGTACGAGAGCCTGGATGCAGCTCATGCTGCCTGGACCCATATGCGGGGCTTCCCCCTGGGGGGCCCTGATCGTCGCCTTAGAGTAGACTTTGCTGACACAGAACATCGTTACCAGCAGCAGTATCTGCAGCCTTTGCCCTTAACTCATTATGACCTGGTGACAGATGCTTTTGGACATCGGGCACCCGACCCTTTGAGGGGTGCTCGGGATCGAACACCACCCTTACTGTACAGAGATCGTGATAGGGACCTTTATCCTGACTCTGAttgggccccacccccacccccagtccgtGAGCGCAGCACGCGGACTACAGCTGCTGCTGTGCCTGCATATGAGCCTCTGGATAGCCTGGATCGCAGACGGGATGGCTGGTCCTTGGACCGGGACCGAGGTGACCGAGATTTGCCCAGCAGCAGAGACCAGCCCAGGAAGAGGAGGCTGGCGGAGGAGAGTGGGGGAAGGCATTTGGATCGGTCTCCTGAGAGTGACCGGCCCCGGAAACGCCACTGTGCGCCTTCACCTGACCGCAGCCCAGAACTAAGCAGCAGCCGGGATCGCTACAACAGTGACAACGATCGCTCTTCCCGCCTCCTCCTCTTGGAAAGGCCCTCTCCTATCAGAGACAGAAGGGGTAGTTTGGAGAAGAGCCAGGGTGACAAGCGGGACCGTAAAAACTCTGCATCAGCTGAACGGGATAGGAAGCACCGGACAGCTGCTCCTACTGAGGGGAAAAGCCCTCTGAAAAAGGAAGACCGGTCTGATGGCAGCGCACCCAGCACCAGCACGGCTTCATCAAAGCTCAAGTCTCCTACCCAGAAACAGGACAGCGGGTCGGCCTCCACCGCTTCCGCCTCGCCAAAACTCTGTTTGGCCTGGCAAGGCATGCTTCTGTTGAAGAACAGCAACTTCCCGTCCAACATGCATCTGTTGCAGGGTGACCTCCAAGTGGCTAGTAGTCTTCTTGTGGAGGGCACCACTGGCGGCAAAGTGGCCCAGCTCAAGATCACTCAGCGTCTTCGTTTGGACCAGCCCAAGTTGGATGAAGTAACTCGTCGCATCAAAGTGGCAGGGCCCAATGGTTATGCCATTCTTCTTGCTGTGCCTGGAAGTTCTGACAGCCGCTCCTCTTCATCAGCCACATCAGACACTGCCACCTCTACTCAGAGGCCACTTAGGAACCTTGTGTCCTATTTAAAGCAAAAGCAGGCAGCTGGGGTGATCAGCCTTCCTGTGGGGGgcaacaaagacaaagaaaacaccGGGGTTCTTCATGCCTTCCCACCCTGTGAGTTCTCCCAGCAGTTCCTGGATTCCCCTGCCAAGGCACTGGCCAAATCTGAAGAAGATTACCTGGTCATGATCATTGTCCGTG CAAAACTGGTGAACAGCAGATGA
- the RBM15 gene encoding RNA-binding protein 15 isoform X3, whose product MRSAGRDPLPRRSPKWRRAVPLCETSAGRRVNQLRGDDLRRPTTMKGKERSPVKPKRSRGGEESTSRGERSKKLGGSGGSNGSSSGKTDSGGGSRRSLHLDKSSSRGGSREYDTGGGSSSSRLHSYSSPSTKNSSGGGESRSSSRGGGGESRSSGAASSAPDGGEYKTLKISELGSQLSDEAVEDGLFHEFKRFGDVSVKISHLSGSGGDERVAFVNFRRAEDARAAKHARGRLVLYDRPLKIEAVYVSRRRSRSPLDKDAYGLSSSLAGMSVSSHRHAPGGGGGQRSLSPGGAALGYRDYRLQQLALGRLPPPPPPPLPRELERERDYQFYDRVRPTYSLEPRVGAGGGAAPFREVDEILPEDDQRANRTLFLGNLDITVTESDLRRAFDRFGVITEVDIKRPSRGQTSTYGFLKFENLDMSHRAKLAMSGKIIIRNPIKIGYGKATPTTRLWVGGLGPWVPLAALAREFDRFGTIRTIDYRKGDSWAYIQYESLDAAHAAWTHMRGFPLGGPDRRLRVDFADTEHRYQQQYLQPLPLTHYDLVTDAFGHRAPDPLRGARDRTPPLLYRDRDRDLYPDSDWAPPPPPVRERSTRTTAAAVPAYEPLDSLDRRRDGWSLDRDRGDRDLPSSRDQPRKRRLAEESGGRHLDRSPESDRPRKRHCAPSPDRSPELSSSRDRYNSDNDRSSRLLLLERPSPIRDRRGSLEKSQGDKRDRKNSASAERDRKHRTAAPTEGKSPLKKEDRSDGSAPSTSTASSKLKSPTQKQDSGSASTASASPKLCLAWQGMLLLKNSNFPSNMHLLQGDLQVASSLLVEGTTGGKVAQLKITQRLRLDQPKLDEVTRRIKVAGPNGYAILLAVPGSSDSRSSSSATSDTATSTQRPLRNLVSYLKQKQAAGVISLPVGGNKDKENTGVLHAFPPSKLVNSR is encoded by the exons ATGAGGAGTGCGGGGCGGGATCCTTTGCCGCGGCGGAGTCCAAAATGGCGGCGTGCGGTTCCGCTGTGTGAAACGAGCGCGGGGCGGCGGGTTAATCAGCTCCGCGGAGACGACCTCCGGCGACCCACAACAATGAAGGGAAAAGAGCGCTCGCCGGTGAAGCCCAAACGCTCCCGTGGTGGTGAGGAGTCGACTTCGCGTGGGGAGCGGAGCAAGAAGTTAGGGGGTTCTGGCGGCAGCAATGGGAGCAGCAGTGGGAAGACCGATAGCGGCGGCGGGTCGCGGCGCAGCCTTCATCTGGACAAGTCCAGCAGCCGAGGAGGCAGCCGTGAATATGACACTGGCGGGGGCAGCTCCAGTAGCCGCTTGCATAGTTACAGCTCCCCGAGCACCAAAAATTCCTCGGGCGGGGGCGAGTCGCGCAGCAGCTCCCGGGGTGGAGGCGGGGAGTCACGTTCCTCCGGGGCCGCCTCCTCAGCGCCTGACGGCGGGGAGTACAAAACCCTCAAGATCAGCGAGTTGGGGTCCCAGTTGAGTGACGAGGCGGTGGAGGACGGACTGTTCCACGAGTTTAAACGCTTCGGCGATGTCAGCGTCAAAATCAGCCACCTCTCGGGTTCGGGCGGCGACGAGCGCGTTGCTTTTGTGAACTTCCGGCGGGCAGAGGACGCGCGGGCGGCCAAGCATGCCAGAGGCCGCCTGGTGCTCTATGACCGGCCGCTGAAGATAGAGGCGGTGTATGTGAGCCGGCGTCGCAGCCGCTCGCCGCTAGACAAAGACGCCTATGGGCTGTCGTCCAGCCTAGCGGGGATGTCGGTGAGCAGCCACCGGCATGCCCCGGGCGGTGGCGGCGGCCAGCGGTCCCTTTCCCCGGGGGGCGCGGCTCTGGGCTACCGGGACTACAGGCTGCAGCAGTTGGCACTTGGCCGCCTGcctccgcccccgccgcccccattGCCCCGAGAGCTGGAGAGGGAGCGCGACTACCAGTTCTACGATCGAGTGCGCCCCACTTACAGCCTGGAGCCCCGGGTGGGCGCCGGAGGCGGCGCGGCACCTTTCCGTGAGGTGGATGAGATCTTGCCGGAGGACGACCAGCGAGCTAACCGGACGCTTTTCCTGGGTAACCTCGATATCACTGTGACCGAGAGTGACTTACGGCGGGCTTTTGACCGCTTTGGCGTCATCACTGAGGTAGACATCAAGCGACCTTCGCGGGGCCAGACGAGCACCTATGGCTTTCTCAAATTTGAGAACCTAGACATGTCGCACCGGGCCAAATTGGCCATGTCGGGCAAAATTATCATTCGCAATCCTATCAAAATTGGTTATGGCAAAGCTACGCCCACCACCCGCCTTTGGGTAGGTGGCCTTGGACCTTGGGTGCCCCTGGCGGCTCTGGCTCGTGAGTTTGACCGCTTTGGTACCATCCGCACCATCGACTACCGCAAAGGTGATAGTTGGGCGTATATCCAGTACGAGAGCCTGGATGCAGCTCATGCTGCCTGGACCCATATGCGGGGCTTCCCCCTGGGGGGCCCTGATCGTCGCCTTAGAGTAGACTTTGCTGACACAGAACATCGTTACCAGCAGCAGTATCTGCAGCCTTTGCCCTTAACTCATTATGACCTGGTGACAGATGCTTTTGGACATCGGGCACCCGACCCTTTGAGGGGTGCTCGGGATCGAACACCACCCTTACTGTACAGAGATCGTGATAGGGACCTTTATCCTGACTCTGAttgggccccacccccacccccagtccgtGAGCGCAGCACGCGGACTACAGCTGCTGCTGTGCCTGCATATGAGCCTCTGGATAGCCTGGATCGCAGACGGGATGGCTGGTCCTTGGACCGGGACCGAGGTGACCGAGATTTGCCCAGCAGCAGAGACCAGCCCAGGAAGAGGAGGCTGGCGGAGGAGAGTGGGGGAAGGCATTTGGATCGGTCTCCTGAGAGTGACCGGCCCCGGAAACGCCACTGTGCGCCTTCACCTGACCGCAGCCCAGAACTAAGCAGCAGCCGGGATCGCTACAACAGTGACAACGATCGCTCTTCCCGCCTCCTCCTCTTGGAAAGGCCCTCTCCTATCAGAGACAGAAGGGGTAGTTTGGAGAAGAGCCAGGGTGACAAGCGGGACCGTAAAAACTCTGCATCAGCTGAACGGGATAGGAAGCACCGGACAGCTGCTCCTACTGAGGGGAAAAGCCCTCTGAAAAAGGAAGACCGGTCTGATGGCAGCGCACCCAGCACCAGCACGGCTTCATCAAAGCTCAAGTCTCCTACCCAGAAACAGGACAGCGGGTCGGCCTCCACCGCTTCCGCCTCGCCAAAACTCTGTTTGGCCTGGCAAGGCATGCTTCTGTTGAAGAACAGCAACTTCCCGTCCAACATGCATCTGTTGCAGGGTGACCTCCAAGTGGCTAGTAGTCTTCTTGTGGAGGGCACCACTGGCGGCAAAGTGGCCCAGCTCAAGATCACTCAGCGTCTTCGTTTGGACCAGCCCAAGTTGGATGAAGTAACTCGTCGCATCAAAGTGGCAGGGCCCAATGGTTATGCCATTCTTCTTGCTGTGCCTGGAAGTTCTGACAGCCGCTCCTCTTCATCAGCCACATCAGACACTGCCACCTCTACTCAGAGGCCACTTAGGAACCTTGTGTCCTATTTAAAGCAAAAGCAGGCAGCTGGGGTGATCAGCCTTCCTGTGGGGGgcaacaaagacaaagaaaacaccGGGGTTCTTCATGCCTTCCCACCCT CAAAACTGGTGAACAGCAGATGA
- the RBM15 gene encoding RNA-binding protein 15 isoform X1 — MRSAGRDPLPRRSPKWRRAVPLCETSAGRRVNQLRGDDLRRPTTMKGKERSPVKPKRSRGGEESTSRGERSKKLGGSGGSNGSSSGKTDSGGGSRRSLHLDKSSSRGGSREYDTGGGSSSSRLHSYSSPSTKNSSGGGESRSSSRGGGGESRSSGAASSAPDGGEYKTLKISELGSQLSDEAVEDGLFHEFKRFGDVSVKISHLSGSGGDERVAFVNFRRAEDARAAKHARGRLVLYDRPLKIEAVYVSRRRSRSPLDKDAYGLSSSLAGMSVSSHRHAPGGGGGQRSLSPGGAALGYRDYRLQQLALGRLPPPPPPPLPRELERERDYQFYDRVRPTYSLEPRVGAGGGAAPFREVDEILPEDDQRANRTLFLGNLDITVTESDLRRAFDRFGVITEVDIKRPSRGQTSTYGFLKFENLDMSHRAKLAMSGKIIIRNPIKIGYGKATPTTRLWVGGLGPWVPLAALAREFDRFGTIRTIDYRKGDSWAYIQYESLDAAHAAWTHMRGFPLGGPDRRLRVDFADTEHRYQQQYLQPLPLTHYDLVTDAFGHRAPDPLRGARDRTPPLLYRDRDRDLYPDSDWAPPPPPVRERSTRTTAAAVPAYEPLDSLDRRRDGWSLDRDRGDRDLPSSRDQPRKRRLAEESGGRHLDRSPESDRPRKRHCAPSPDRSPELSSSRDRYNSDNDRSSRLLLLERPSPIRDRRGSLEKSQGDKRDRKNSASAERDRKHRTAAPTEGKSPLKKEDRSDGSAPSTSTASSKLKSPTQKQDSGSASTASASPKLCLAWQGMLLLKNSNFPSNMHLLQGDLQVASSLLVEGTTGGKVAQLKITQRLRLDQPKLDEVTRRIKVAGPNGYAILLAVPGSSDSRSSSSATSDTATSTQRPLRNLVSYLKQKQAAGVISLPVGGNKDKENTGVLHAFPPCEFSQQFLDSPAKALAKSEEDYLVMIIVRGFSFLTLSFKKNSSKLQSQILEKSEFGRKSPLTRKMQNW, encoded by the exons ATGAGGAGTGCGGGGCGGGATCCTTTGCCGCGGCGGAGTCCAAAATGGCGGCGTGCGGTTCCGCTGTGTGAAACGAGCGCGGGGCGGCGGGTTAATCAGCTCCGCGGAGACGACCTCCGGCGACCCACAACAATGAAGGGAAAAGAGCGCTCGCCGGTGAAGCCCAAACGCTCCCGTGGTGGTGAGGAGTCGACTTCGCGTGGGGAGCGGAGCAAGAAGTTAGGGGGTTCTGGCGGCAGCAATGGGAGCAGCAGTGGGAAGACCGATAGCGGCGGCGGGTCGCGGCGCAGCCTTCATCTGGACAAGTCCAGCAGCCGAGGAGGCAGCCGTGAATATGACACTGGCGGGGGCAGCTCCAGTAGCCGCTTGCATAGTTACAGCTCCCCGAGCACCAAAAATTCCTCGGGCGGGGGCGAGTCGCGCAGCAGCTCCCGGGGTGGAGGCGGGGAGTCACGTTCCTCCGGGGCCGCCTCCTCAGCGCCTGACGGCGGGGAGTACAAAACCCTCAAGATCAGCGAGTTGGGGTCCCAGTTGAGTGACGAGGCGGTGGAGGACGGACTGTTCCACGAGTTTAAACGCTTCGGCGATGTCAGCGTCAAAATCAGCCACCTCTCGGGTTCGGGCGGCGACGAGCGCGTTGCTTTTGTGAACTTCCGGCGGGCAGAGGACGCGCGGGCGGCCAAGCATGCCAGAGGCCGCCTGGTGCTCTATGACCGGCCGCTGAAGATAGAGGCGGTGTATGTGAGCCGGCGTCGCAGCCGCTCGCCGCTAGACAAAGACGCCTATGGGCTGTCGTCCAGCCTAGCGGGGATGTCGGTGAGCAGCCACCGGCATGCCCCGGGCGGTGGCGGCGGCCAGCGGTCCCTTTCCCCGGGGGGCGCGGCTCTGGGCTACCGGGACTACAGGCTGCAGCAGTTGGCACTTGGCCGCCTGcctccgcccccgccgcccccattGCCCCGAGAGCTGGAGAGGGAGCGCGACTACCAGTTCTACGATCGAGTGCGCCCCACTTACAGCCTGGAGCCCCGGGTGGGCGCCGGAGGCGGCGCGGCACCTTTCCGTGAGGTGGATGAGATCTTGCCGGAGGACGACCAGCGAGCTAACCGGACGCTTTTCCTGGGTAACCTCGATATCACTGTGACCGAGAGTGACTTACGGCGGGCTTTTGACCGCTTTGGCGTCATCACTGAGGTAGACATCAAGCGACCTTCGCGGGGCCAGACGAGCACCTATGGCTTTCTCAAATTTGAGAACCTAGACATGTCGCACCGGGCCAAATTGGCCATGTCGGGCAAAATTATCATTCGCAATCCTATCAAAATTGGTTATGGCAAAGCTACGCCCACCACCCGCCTTTGGGTAGGTGGCCTTGGACCTTGGGTGCCCCTGGCGGCTCTGGCTCGTGAGTTTGACCGCTTTGGTACCATCCGCACCATCGACTACCGCAAAGGTGATAGTTGGGCGTATATCCAGTACGAGAGCCTGGATGCAGCTCATGCTGCCTGGACCCATATGCGGGGCTTCCCCCTGGGGGGCCCTGATCGTCGCCTTAGAGTAGACTTTGCTGACACAGAACATCGTTACCAGCAGCAGTATCTGCAGCCTTTGCCCTTAACTCATTATGACCTGGTGACAGATGCTTTTGGACATCGGGCACCCGACCCTTTGAGGGGTGCTCGGGATCGAACACCACCCTTACTGTACAGAGATCGTGATAGGGACCTTTATCCTGACTCTGAttgggccccacccccacccccagtccgtGAGCGCAGCACGCGGACTACAGCTGCTGCTGTGCCTGCATATGAGCCTCTGGATAGCCTGGATCGCAGACGGGATGGCTGGTCCTTGGACCGGGACCGAGGTGACCGAGATTTGCCCAGCAGCAGAGACCAGCCCAGGAAGAGGAGGCTGGCGGAGGAGAGTGGGGGAAGGCATTTGGATCGGTCTCCTGAGAGTGACCGGCCCCGGAAACGCCACTGTGCGCCTTCACCTGACCGCAGCCCAGAACTAAGCAGCAGCCGGGATCGCTACAACAGTGACAACGATCGCTCTTCCCGCCTCCTCCTCTTGGAAAGGCCCTCTCCTATCAGAGACAGAAGGGGTAGTTTGGAGAAGAGCCAGGGTGACAAGCGGGACCGTAAAAACTCTGCATCAGCTGAACGGGATAGGAAGCACCGGACAGCTGCTCCTACTGAGGGGAAAAGCCCTCTGAAAAAGGAAGACCGGTCTGATGGCAGCGCACCCAGCACCAGCACGGCTTCATCAAAGCTCAAGTCTCCTACCCAGAAACAGGACAGCGGGTCGGCCTCCACCGCTTCCGCCTCGCCAAAACTCTGTTTGGCCTGGCAAGGCATGCTTCTGTTGAAGAACAGCAACTTCCCGTCCAACATGCATCTGTTGCAGGGTGACCTCCAAGTGGCTAGTAGTCTTCTTGTGGAGGGCACCACTGGCGGCAAAGTGGCCCAGCTCAAGATCACTCAGCGTCTTCGTTTGGACCAGCCCAAGTTGGATGAAGTAACTCGTCGCATCAAAGTGGCAGGGCCCAATGGTTATGCCATTCTTCTTGCTGTGCCTGGAAGTTCTGACAGCCGCTCCTCTTCATCAGCCACATCAGACACTGCCACCTCTACTCAGAGGCCACTTAGGAACCTTGTGTCCTATTTAAAGCAAAAGCAGGCAGCTGGGGTGATCAGCCTTCCTGTGGGGGgcaacaaagacaaagaaaacaccGGGGTTCTTCATGCCTTCCCACCCTGTGAGTTCTCCCAGCAGTTCCTGGATTCCCCTGCCAAGGCACTGGCCAAATCTGAAGAAGATTACCTGGTCATGATCATTGTCCGTG gtttttcttttttaaccttgagctttaaaaaaaattcctcaaagtTACAAAGTCAAATTTTGGAAAAGTCAGAATTTGGAAGAAAAAGCCCACTGACTAGAAAAATG CAAAACTGGTGA